Proteins encoded together in one Labeo rohita strain BAU-BD-2019 chromosome 21, IGBB_LRoh.1.0, whole genome shotgun sequence window:
- the mamdc4 gene encoding apical endosomal glycoprotein: protein MATCHWILLACLTLNICQRAVALERNDCSSSPEVRCDFVCDCQDCSDEEDCGYQGQDFLCDFEHEGKCGWTEKSDEGGYMWQRQQRGNTLPDSGPSSDFTTGTSTGWFMAVTAVTSNTPRTAVLVSPTIKHSSPTCRLRLRYFLWDSGHIGLGDTPLWGSVLQIDGEEAVVWRPESTSVRGWREAIIYLGRISGPFHIQLHSRRSEGKQGDVSIDQMEFLDCALPVPPESGTCGPGFMTCKREGCVEDYKVCDGTDDCGDGTDEENCVYTQQNISCNFEDGLCGWDLRTLSSLKWTRTSQRNISLSEPLKGPGRDHTTNTVAGHFLYVTDDKKSDWSSFHSPPMAPTNETHPCRMVMYTHQFGRVSGGLSVLVAEQHIYPVWERGGALGDLWVKAEVEFVVNSTFQILFVPAIRDQAYGGIAIDDIVLSPECRLSNESMPDPEYPRPPPHPCTNDDLKICDFKEDCSAGEDEAQCGDFAYEMGSSGWTDASLGSQAWELKLEYNDTIKDEFLTVIGAPGQQLSEAQTRTPLLGPSGPACTLQFSYSLSGSNPHIGDLAVYVVDSVLGTHPVLWEFSGRTNETAGTWVKEEVYVGARDHRFQLEFRAHAKEISPSSQIAVKDVHFIDCSTLFVPSGDISCNFEVNLCGWNQDQTDNYDWTLHSGMDHTVHDGKSLVVDMWDPSLRGLSGRLLSVRQNSNSEHCLSFFYKLYGPDTGALSVKLLFADGSEELLWTRSGAHGNVWHEGHCSVPPQLSAFQLVFEATRSGFDGQLALDDVAFVAEPCSLPTMCSFESQTCGYTSSGRARWVHQSWALAQTGPKIDHSLETENGFYMLAHSSVDVLPQGSVTTLTSPVRRGVSHTECVHFWYHTGGEKPGTLNVYVKPTHGNRIQLFSSSIRQGHAWRHGQGNVNWNGDWQLQFEVKGEGDPSSFIAVDDITYSTHSCPTADSVCDFERGLCGWSNTQNSSVDWLDWDLTSVKAEMFYCTPPYDHTLFTDEGHFLVLPNSQRDTANQNAWLLSPHLPPTKGTCLKFWVYQPTIYDTKLTVWRLFENTRNELLTLHEGGGDWKRFSVNITSETEYQIVLEGFKGEKGVLALDDIQYTVGVNCAGQKTDQTSSSSNNTGTIVAVVVVIVLIVLLAAFLVFYLKTKHKTNALIQESNGSRVNPTGFSNDMYESANA from the exons CTGTGGCTCTGGAGCGAAATGACTGCAGCAGCTCCCCAGAAGTCAGATGTGATTTTGTTTGCGACTGCCAAGACTGTAGTGATGAGGAAGACTGTG GTTATCAGGGACAGGactttttgtgtgattttgagcATGAGGGGAAGTGCGGATGGACTGAAAAGTCAGATGAAGGTGGGTACATGTGGCAGAGACAACAGAGAGGGAACACGCTCCCTGACAGCGGGCCGTCCTCCGATTTCACCACTGGCACTTCCACAG GCTGGTTCATGGCAGTGACGGCTGTGACTTCAAATACTCCCAGAACCGCTGTGCTTGTGTCCCCTACAATAAAACATTCGTCTCCTACCTGTCGCCTTCGGCTCAGATACTTCCTCTGGGACTCAG GTCACATAGGGCTGGGTGACACACCACTGTGGGGGTCGGTGTTGCAAATTGATGGTGAGGAAGCTGTGGTGTGGAGGCCGGAGAGCACCAGCGTCCGCGGCTGGAGGGAGGCCATCATCTATTTGGGCCGTATTTCGGGACCTTTCCATATCCAGCTTCATTCGAGGCGCAGTGAAGGGAAGCAAGGAGATGTGTCTATTGATCAGATGGAATTCTTAGATTGTGCCCTGCCAG TTCCCCCTGAAAGTGGAACGTGCGGTCCAGGTTTCATGACATGTAAGCGGGAGGGATGTGTGGAGGACTATAAAGTGTGCGACGGCACGGATGACTGTGGTGATGGAACGGATGAAGAAAACTGTG TATATACTCAGCAGAACATAAGCTGTAACTTTGAAGATGGTCTTTGTGGATGGGACCTAAGAACACTATCATCCTTGAAATGGACAAGGACCAGTCAGAGGAATATATCACTTTCTGAGCCTCTAAAAGGACCTGGTAGAGACCACACAACTAATACAGTGGCAG GACATTTCTTGTATGTGACCGATGACAAGAAGAGTGATTGGTCATCTTTTCATAGCCCTCCCATGGCACCAACCAATGAGACACATCCTTGTCGG ATGGTAATGTACACACATCAGTTTGGCCGAGTGTCAGGCGGACTGTCTGTGTTGGTGGCTGAGCAGCACATCTATCCTGTATGGGAACGTGGAGGTGCTCTCGGGGACTTGTGGGTAAAGGCTGAGGTGGAGTTTGTCGTCAACAGCACGTTCCAG ATTCTCTTTGTTCCTGCTATTCGAGACCAAGCATATGGAGGGATCGCTATCGATGATATTGTCTTGTCCCCTGAGTGTCGCTTATCCAATG AATCAATGCCAGATCCAGAATATCCAAGGCCTCCCCCTCACCCTTGCACAAATGACGATTTGAAAATCTGTGACTTTAAGGAGGACTGTTCTGCTGGAGAAGATGAGGCTCAGTGTG GGGACTTCGCATATGAGATGGGAAGCTCTGGCTGGACAGATGCCAGTTTAGGAAGCCAAGCCTGGGAGCTAAAACTGGAGTATAATGACACCATAAAAg ACGAGTTCCTGACTGTGATTGGTGCTCCCGGGCAGCAGCTAAGTGAAGCCCAAACTCGTACCCCTCTCTTGGGTCCGTCAGGTCCAGCATGCACCCTTCAGTTCTCCTACAGTCTCAGCGGCAGTAACCCACACATAG GTGATCTGGCAGTGTATGTTGTGGACAGTGTGTTGGGGACTCATCCTGTGCTGTGGGAGTTTTCTGGAAGAACCAATGAGACGGCAGGAACTTGGGTAAAAGAGGAAGTCTATGTTGGAGCCAGAGATCATCGCTTTCAG TTAGAGTTCAGGGCCCATGCTAAAGAGATCTCCCCTAGCTCCCAGATTGCAGTGAAGGATGTTCACTTTATTGACTGTTCTACCCTGTTTGTGccctctggtg ATATATCATGTAATTTTGAGGTAAATTTGTGCGGGTGGAACCAGGACCAAACAGATAATTATGACTGGACGCTTCATAGTGGAATGGACCACACTGTCCACGATG GTAAGAGTCTGGTGGTGGACATGTGGGACCCCTCACTGCGTGGTCTTTCTGGACGTCTCCTCTCAGTCAGACAGAATAGTAACTCAGAGCACTGTCTGTCCTTCTTCTACAAACTCTATGGACCAGACACAG GCGCTCTAAGTGTAAAGCTGCTATTTGCTGATGGCTCAGAAGAGCTGTTGTGGACACGCAGCGGTGCCCATGGTAACGTTTGGCATGAGGGCCATTGCTCTGTGCCTCCTCAGCTCTCCGCTTTCCAG CTGGTGTTTGAAGCCACTCGTTCTGGTTTTGATGGACAGCTGGCTTTAGATGACGTGGCTTTTGTGGCAGAACCATGTTCTTTGCCTACTATGTGCTCATTTGAGAGTCAGACTTGTGGCTACACCAGTTCTGGAAGAGCAAGGTGGGTACACCAGAGCTGGGCTTTAGCCCAAACTGGACCCAAGATAGACCACAGCCTGGAGACAGAAAATG GTTTCTACATGCTGGCCCACAGCAGTGTTGATGTCCTTCCCCAGGGCAGTGTGACCACCTTGACTTCCCCTGTGCGTAGAGGCGTATCTCACACTGAATGTGTGCACTTCTGGTACCATACAGGAGGAGAAAAACCAG GTACACTGAATGTCTATGTGAAGCCAACTCATGGAAACAGGATACAGTTATTTTCCAGTAGCATCAGGCAGGGACATGCCTGGCGTCATGGCCAAGGGAATGTCAACTGGAATGGGGATTGGCAG CTGCAGTTTGAAGTGAAGGGTGAAGGCGACCCATCCAGTTTTATTGCAGTTGATGACATCACCTACTCGACTCACAGCTGCCCCACAGCAG atagCGTCTGCGATTTCGAGAGAGGTTTGTGTGGTTGGTCTAACACTCAGAACTCATCTGTAGACTGGTTAGACTGGGACCTGACCAGTGTGAAAGCTGAGATGTTCTACTGCACGCCACCATATGACCACACACTATTCACAGACGAAG GACACTTCTTGGTCCTTCCTAACTCTCAGCGTGATACAGCAAACCAGAATGCTTGGCTGCTGAGTCCTCACCTGCCACCAACCAAAGGAACCTGTCTGAAATTTTGGGTTTATCAGCCAACCATAT ATGACACTAAACTCACAGTGTGGAGGCTGTTTGAAAACACCAGAAATGAATTGCTGACACTGCATGAGGGAGGTGGAGACTGGAAGCGCTTCAGTGTCAATATCACCTCAGAAACTGAGTACCAG ATTGTACTAGAGGGATTTAAAGGAGAGAAGGGTGTTCTTGCCTTGGATGACATACAGTACACAGTCGGGGTGAACTGTGCTGGGCAGAAGACAGACCAAA cCTCATCATCATCTAACAACACAGGAACCATTGTGGCTGTTGTAGTCGTCATTGTGCTCATAGTGCTTCTCGCTGCCTTCCTGGTTTTCTACCTGAAGACTAAACATAAGACCAATGCTTTAATACAGGAATCAAACGGATCTCGTGTAAACCCCACTGGCTTTAGCAATGACATGTATGAATCTGCAAATGCT TAA